In Spirosoma aureum, a single genomic region encodes these proteins:
- a CDS encoding helix-turn-helix domain-containing protein has protein sequence MSATVNEKLDLATNFVLHTNRNIFLTGKAGTGKTTFLHQIKQSNAKRLAVVAPTGVAAINAGGVTIHSLFQLPFGPLVPGSTQRENRKFNREKINLLRTLDLLVIDEISMVRADVLDGIDEVLRRYRYNSEPFGGVQLLLIGDMQQLPPVIRDDDWALLRPHYATGYFFGSKALQKTPYVSIELTHIYRQADQRFIDILNSIREKTVTRTQLDELNQQYIPNFQPSDDEGYITLSTHNTTAQQINSQKLMALKTKLHSFTASVEGDFPSHAYPTEAELDLKVGAQVMFIKNDISRDKLYYNGKIGQVTDMDDGVIYVRSQQDGEEIAVYPAEWTNVRYSLDPETKEIKAEPIGKFIQFPLKLAWAITIHKSQGLTFEKAIIDASGAFAHGQVYVALSRCKSLDGLVLRTPIPSHSIKTEQMLEDFHEQVQQQTPTEQHLLESKRTNQEQLLRELFSFERANSLIYRCRRVINQHLDSFPEELQSGLAQLADALHGKARDIANRFQKQLPAYFSNEVLPEANESLQDRVRKASAYFQTVLADELLPIIYRCPTDCDNKQVRESMLEILDELEKELFSKLRSFESNRDNFDALVYLQARNRAELDFMPERRKIEPQPTETASDSPARGGLYGALMKWRNDMAGEYNTSGYMVLPQKTVAELARLRPTSSDELLAIKGFGKTKVKQIGADILAIIQTYADRSETAAKLRQAAKTPKLKEPKEPKIPSIIVTLTLFQSGKSIAEIATERSLSVGTVEGHLAKCISSGDLSVEDVLPADRIWAIRSYYETNEPESLSEALQAIGNGVTYNEIRFVRNAMQVENE, from the coding sequence ATGTCAGCTACCGTAAACGAAAAACTTGACCTTGCCACTAATTTCGTCCTGCATACGAATCGGAATATCTTTCTAACCGGAAAAGCCGGAACGGGCAAGACAACGTTTTTACACCAGATTAAACAGTCGAACGCAAAACGGCTGGCCGTTGTGGCTCCTACGGGCGTAGCCGCGATCAATGCCGGGGGCGTTACCATACATTCCTTGTTTCAGCTTCCATTCGGGCCGCTTGTGCCGGGATCAACCCAGCGGGAAAATCGAAAATTCAATCGTGAGAAAATCAACCTGCTCCGTACGCTCGATCTACTCGTTATCGATGAAATCAGTATGGTTCGGGCCGACGTGCTCGATGGGATCGATGAAGTGCTCCGGCGGTATCGCTACAATTCGGAACCATTCGGGGGCGTGCAGTTGCTACTCATTGGTGATATGCAGCAGTTACCACCCGTTATCCGCGACGACGATTGGGCGCTTTTGAGACCGCATTATGCAACAGGCTATTTTTTCGGCAGCAAAGCCCTCCAGAAAACGCCTTATGTTTCTATTGAACTGACGCATATTTACCGTCAGGCCGACCAGCGTTTTATCGATATTCTGAACAGTATTCGGGAGAAAACCGTAACACGGACGCAATTAGACGAACTCAATCAGCAGTACATTCCTAATTTTCAGCCCAGCGACGACGAAGGCTACATCACGCTATCGACGCACAACACAACCGCACAGCAGATCAATAGCCAGAAATTAATGGCTTTAAAAACCAAACTCCATTCGTTTACAGCATCCGTTGAAGGTGATTTTCCATCTCACGCTTATCCAACTGAAGCCGAACTCGATCTGAAGGTAGGCGCTCAGGTGATGTTTATTAAAAACGACATCTCCCGCGATAAGCTGTATTATAACGGCAAAATCGGTCAGGTGACGGATATGGACGATGGCGTTATTTACGTACGAAGCCAGCAGGACGGTGAAGAAATTGCCGTTTATCCTGCCGAATGGACCAATGTTCGCTATAGCCTCGATCCGGAAACGAAGGAAATAAAAGCGGAACCCATCGGCAAGTTCATTCAATTTCCGCTGAAACTGGCCTGGGCCATTACGATCCACAAAAGTCAGGGACTAACATTCGAGAAGGCGATTATCGATGCATCGGGAGCATTTGCGCACGGCCAGGTTTATGTGGCACTAAGCCGATGTAAAAGTCTGGACGGTCTGGTACTGCGCACTCCGATACCGTCGCACAGCATTAAAACGGAGCAAATGCTGGAAGATTTTCACGAGCAGGTTCAACAGCAAACCCCAACCGAACAACACCTTCTGGAGTCCAAACGAACGAATCAGGAACAATTGTTACGGGAGTTATTCTCCTTTGAACGGGCAAATTCATTGATTTATCGCTGTCGGCGGGTGATTAACCAACACCTCGACAGCTTTCCGGAAGAACTACAGTCGGGGCTTGCCCAACTTGCCGACGCCTTACACGGGAAGGCACGAGATATTGCGAATCGATTTCAGAAACAGCTTCCTGCTTATTTTTCGAATGAGGTACTGCCCGAAGCCAACGAATCATTGCAGGATCGTGTCCGTAAAGCAAGTGCGTATTTTCAGACGGTTTTGGCTGATGAATTACTACCGATTATCTATCGATGCCCGACCGACTGTGATAATAAACAGGTTCGCGAAAGTATGCTGGAAATTCTGGATGAACTGGAAAAAGAGTTATTCAGCAAGCTCCGCAGTTTCGAGAGTAATCGCGATAATTTTGATGCGTTGGTCTACCTGCAGGCACGCAATCGTGCCGAACTCGATTTTATGCCCGAACGCCGAAAAATTGAGCCCCAACCTACAGAGACAGCCTCTGATAGCCCGGCCCGAGGAGGATTATATGGCGCGTTGATGAAGTGGCGTAACGATATGGCTGGCGAATACAATACATCCGGTTATATGGTGTTGCCTCAAAAAACTGTAGCGGAACTGGCTCGCCTTCGCCCCACAAGCAGCGATGAGCTATTGGCCATTAAAGGGTTTGGCAAAACGAAAGTGAAACAGATTGGTGCTGATATTCTGGCCATTATCCAGACCTATGCCGATCGGAGCGAAACGGCTGCAAAGCTCCGGCAGGCGGCTAAAACACCGAAACTCAAAGAACCCAAAGAGCCTAAAATACCGTCTATTATAGTTACCCTAACGCTGTTTCAATCGGGCAAAAGCATCGCCGAAATTGCAACAGAACGTAGCTTATCGGTGGGAACCGTTGAAGGTCATCTGGCTAAATGCATCAGTTCGGGCGATCTTTCTGTCGAGGATGTACTACCCGCCGACCGGATCTGGGCCATCCGCTCTTACTATGAAACTAATGAACCCGAAAGCTTGAGTGAAGCCCTACAAGCCATTGGAAATGGGGTGACTTACAACGAAATTCGGTTTGTTCGAAACGCAATGCAGGTGGAGAACGAATAA
- a CDS encoding phosphatidylinositol-specific phospholipase C/glycerophosphodiester phosphodiesterase family protein produces the protein MSLRVLLPLLLTASVATAQKIHAHNDYAQPKPFVAAYEQRADFIEADIWLQGDKLVVSHEKPAGNAPTLDSLYIKPISKLFNQYKTKVSPDRDYTFGLVVDVKDSPADILPKLIALLQENLASFNRTANTKAIQVIVSGNRPKIENYLDYPLLIQFDGRPSEVYDEETLQRVAMISDNFRLYSRWDGMGDIPDADREKLKRVIKRAHSDNKPIRFWAIPDTPNAWKQLKKLGIDIINTDKVAEAVQAMR, from the coding sequence ATGTCGCTCCGTGTCCTACTCCCATTATTGCTCACTGCGTCGGTTGCTACCGCCCAGAAAATCCATGCCCATAACGACTACGCTCAACCCAAACCATTCGTAGCTGCTTACGAACAACGTGCCGATTTTATTGAAGCCGACATCTGGTTACAGGGTGATAAATTAGTTGTTTCGCATGAAAAGCCAGCCGGCAATGCCCCAACGCTGGATTCATTGTATATAAAGCCCATTTCGAAACTATTCAACCAATATAAGACCAAAGTAAGCCCCGACCGGGATTACACATTTGGTTTGGTGGTTGATGTAAAAGACAGCCCGGCCGACATCCTACCAAAACTGATTGCGCTCTTACAGGAAAATCTGGCATCGTTCAATAGAACCGCGAATACAAAGGCCATTCAGGTCATTGTTAGTGGCAATCGGCCAAAAATCGAAAATTACCTCGATTATCCGCTTCTGATTCAGTTCGATGGTCGCCCGAGCGAAGTCTATGATGAAGAAACATTGCAACGGGTAGCTATGATCAGCGATAATTTCCGGCTATACTCCCGTTGGGATGGCATGGGCGACATACCCGATGCGGACCGCGAAAAACTGAAGCGCGTTATCAAGCGGGCTCATAGTGACAACAAACCGATCCGCTTCTGGGCGATTCCCGACACACCCAATGCCTGGAAACAATTAAAAAAGTTAGGCATCGATATCATTAATACCGATAAAGTTGCTGAAGCCGTACAGGCTATGCGGTAA
- a CDS encoding VWA domain-containing protein: MRSDVIFQTSPWWILVCLLVGAVYAFAMYQPLPRLAGSGAALGGFDKRTTYSLAALRFVVVSFLCFLLLNPLIRSLKTITEKPKVVLAVDNSESIVASGRPALNRALTSLQTLRQQLTDKGLDVAVRTFGDTITDADLTQIPFTQRTSNLSGLLSGIRSDYEGRNLTDVVLVSDGIFNQGVSPTFGDYPFAVQAVGLGDTIAKKDIQLKGIVANRIAYLGNQFPVQAEIVSNGFQGRSATVVLRQNGRELGRQSINFGKNDTFNQLTFQTTATQKGVQHYVVEVLPQPGEFSTRNNRQDVYLDVIDGKEKVLLLALAPHPDVKALRNILERNQNYELDVRILTGTANEATAPAEKTYDLIILHQIPDNGGVGNALVQKYLAKNTPVLFILGNQSSLGPFNTSNPVMQVVAQPNQSDKVTGVFNNDFKQLNLDPAKLELLSKLPPMSVPYGEFRLQPGSEVVLWQQVGSVRTTKPLLALNVTAPRKTAVLAGEGLWSWRLEEYALTDKQEVVDELVQKVIQLISVKEDRRKLRVYPIRNEFIAGEKVIFETELYNDIYERLFDSPVRLEITDEKNLTRSYNYTPTAANSRFEISRLPEGAYRFKGSVTINNRSEQSSGQFVVRDLQLEALNTTADHGMLRQLAQQTGGKFYGPAAVDDLVRNLTSRSRPARLTSTEEINEIINWRWLFFVVLTLAAIEWGLRKFYGGY, from the coding sequence GTGCGCTCTGACGTTATTTTTCAAACTTCGCCCTGGTGGATTTTAGTGTGCCTGCTCGTTGGAGCGGTTTACGCGTTTGCTATGTATCAACCGCTTCCGCGCCTTGCCGGGAGTGGAGCAGCCCTTGGTGGTTTCGATAAGCGGACAACATATAGCCTGGCTGCCTTGCGGTTTGTGGTTGTAAGTTTTCTATGCTTTCTGCTGCTAAATCCTCTTATCCGAAGTTTGAAAACAATCACCGAGAAGCCTAAAGTTGTGCTGGCGGTGGATAACTCCGAGTCGATTGTCGCATCAGGACGGCCTGCTTTGAACCGGGCACTGACAAGTTTGCAAACCCTGCGGCAACAGCTGACCGATAAAGGCCTGGATGTGGCTGTGCGTACATTTGGCGATACCATCACCGACGCTGATCTTACCCAAATTCCGTTTACCCAGCGTACATCTAATTTGTCGGGCTTGTTATCGGGCATTCGGTCAGATTACGAAGGGCGTAATCTGACCGATGTAGTTCTGGTGTCGGATGGTATTTTTAATCAGGGCGTTTCGCCAACCTTTGGGGATTATCCGTTCGCTGTTCAGGCGGTCGGTTTAGGGGATACAATCGCCAAGAAAGACATCCAGCTTAAAGGCATTGTTGCGAACCGGATTGCCTATCTGGGCAATCAGTTTCCGGTACAGGCCGAAATTGTAAGTAATGGGTTTCAGGGGCGAAGTGCAACGGTTGTATTGCGGCAAAATGGCCGCGAGCTGGGACGCCAATCCATCAATTTTGGTAAGAACGATACGTTTAACCAACTGACATTTCAGACCACAGCCACCCAAAAAGGGGTACAGCATTATGTGGTTGAGGTATTGCCACAGCCTGGCGAATTTAGTACTCGTAATAACCGGCAGGACGTTTACCTGGACGTTATTGACGGAAAAGAAAAAGTATTGCTATTGGCTTTGGCTCCTCATCCTGATGTGAAGGCGTTACGCAATATTCTGGAACGGAATCAGAACTATGAACTGGACGTCCGTATTTTAACCGGAACGGCCAATGAGGCCACTGCACCAGCCGAAAAAACCTACGACCTGATTATTCTGCATCAGATTCCCGACAATGGGGGTGTAGGTAATGCATTGGTTCAAAAATACCTGGCTAAAAATACACCGGTCCTCTTCATTTTAGGAAACCAGTCATCGTTGGGGCCATTCAATACGTCAAACCCTGTCATGCAGGTCGTGGCTCAGCCGAATCAGAGTGACAAGGTGACAGGTGTTTTCAACAATGATTTTAAACAGTTAAACCTGGACCCGGCCAAGCTTGAGTTGTTAAGCAAGCTTCCGCCCATGTCTGTTCCCTACGGCGAGTTTCGGCTTCAACCCGGTAGCGAGGTTGTTTTGTGGCAACAGGTCGGGAGTGTTCGTACCACAAAGCCGTTGTTAGCACTGAACGTTACAGCTCCTCGTAAAACGGCAGTTTTGGCGGGGGAAGGATTGTGGTCATGGCGACTGGAAGAGTATGCGCTGACCGACAAACAGGAAGTTGTTGACGAACTGGTTCAGAAAGTAATCCAATTGATTTCGGTAAAGGAAGATCGTCGTAAGCTCCGTGTTTACCCAATCCGGAATGAATTTATTGCGGGCGAAAAAGTCATCTTTGAGACCGAACTCTACAACGACATCTACGAACGGTTATTCGACAGCCCGGTCCGGCTTGAAATAACGGATGAGAAAAATCTGACCCGGTCCTACAATTATACGCCAACAGCCGCCAATAGCCGATTCGAGATCAGTCGGCTACCCGAAGGAGCCTACCGTTTTAAGGGCAGTGTAACCATTAATAATCGGTCTGAACAGTCGTCCGGGCAGTTTGTCGTGCGCGACCTTCAACTTGAAGCGCTCAATACAACAGCGGATCATGGCATGCTTCGTCAGTTGGCTCAGCAAACAGGCGGGAAATTTTACGGTCCCGCAGCCGTAGATGACCTCGTTCGTAATCTGACTTCGCGTTCGCGGCCAGCCCGATTGACCAGCACCGAAGAGATAAATGAAATCATCAACTGGCGGTGGCTTTTCTTTGTCGTTCTAACGCTTGCTGCGATCGAGTGGGGACTACGTAAGTTTTACGGAGGTTATTGA
- a CDS encoding GMC oxidoreductase, which yields MDIPQLKKAPVVYDVVIVGSGAGGGMAAYTLAKAGAKVALLEAGGYYDPADPKYITQLKWPWESPRRGASTAARSGGDFDAAWGGWDIDGEPYSSKPGTEFHWFRSRMLGGRTNHWGRISLRFGPDDFRRRSLTGVGDDWPIGYDDLKPFYDRVDKLIGVFGSIENLPNEPDGIFLPPPKPRLHELMIRKGAKSIGIPVIPSRLSILTKPINKERGQCFYCHQCNRGCQAYADFSSSSVLCIPAVKTGNVTLINGAMAREVLTDPQTGLATGVSYVDTRTLEEITIRAKAVMLGASTCESARILLNSKSARFPNGLANSSGVVGKYLNDSTGASRSAFVPALMDRKRYNEDGVGGMHVFTPWWLDNRKLDFPRGYHIEYGGGMGMPGYGFGGGVEALNGMIPGRDGKTKPGGGYGKGLKDDYRRFYGAYIGMSGRGEPVPLESNYCEIDPNAVDKYGIPVLRFHYKWSDYEVKQAKHMQDTFEEIIHSMGGIALGPKPGPDSAHGYGLAAPGRIIHEVGTVRMGNDPQKSALNKYQQAHDVKNLFVIDAAPFVSQGDKNVTWTILASSMRTSEYLIDQVKQKNI from the coding sequence ATGGATATTCCTCAGCTAAAAAAGGCTCCCGTTGTCTATGATGTCGTCATTGTCGGTTCTGGCGCGGGGGGCGGCATGGCCGCTTATACGCTAGCCAAAGCGGGCGCTAAAGTTGCCCTGCTCGAAGCGGGTGGTTATTATGACCCTGCCGATCCCAAATACATTACCCAGCTGAAATGGCCCTGGGAATCACCGCGACGTGGGGCCAGTACAGCCGCTCGTTCTGGGGGTGATTTCGATGCAGCCTGGGGTGGTTGGGATATTGACGGAGAACCCTATTCGTCTAAACCCGGCACCGAGTTTCACTGGTTTCGTTCACGGATGCTAGGAGGACGCACGAACCACTGGGGGCGAATCTCGCTCCGGTTCGGCCCCGACGATTTCCGGCGTCGCTCCTTGACGGGCGTGGGCGATGACTGGCCTATCGGCTATGATGATCTGAAACCTTTCTACGACCGGGTTGACAAATTAATTGGTGTCTTCGGTTCGATCGAGAATCTTCCGAATGAACCCGACGGAATTTTTCTGCCGCCACCCAAACCCCGTCTGCACGAGCTAATGATTCGGAAGGGTGCCAAAAGTATCGGCATTCCTGTGATTCCATCACGGCTTAGTATTCTGACCAAGCCCATCAATAAAGAACGCGGTCAGTGTTTCTATTGCCACCAGTGCAACCGGGGTTGCCAGGCTTATGCCGATTTTTCGTCATCGTCAGTTCTTTGTATTCCGGCAGTTAAAACGGGCAATGTCACACTGATCAATGGTGCTATGGCCCGTGAAGTACTTACCGATCCGCAAACCGGTCTGGCAACGGGCGTTAGTTACGTAGACACCCGCACACTGGAAGAGATTACTATTCGGGCTAAGGCCGTTATGCTCGGAGCAAGTACCTGCGAATCGGCACGGATTCTGCTCAACTCCAAATCGGCTCGCTTTCCTAACGGCCTGGCTAATTCGAGTGGCGTTGTCGGGAAATACCTTAATGATTCGACCGGAGCCAGTCGCTCGGCGTTTGTACCGGCTTTGATGGATCGCAAACGCTACAACGAAGATGGCGTCGGTGGTATGCACGTCTTTACACCGTGGTGGCTCGACAACCGCAAACTTGACTTCCCTCGTGGTTACCACATCGAGTACGGGGGTGGCATGGGTATGCCAGGCTACGGCTTCGGCGGAGGAGTTGAAGCGTTGAACGGTATGATTCCTGGTCGCGACGGTAAAACGAAACCGGGCGGTGGCTATGGAAAAGGGCTAAAAGATGATTATCGCCGATTCTACGGTGCTTATATTGGTATGTCAGGTCGGGGTGAACCGGTTCCGCTTGAAAGTAACTACTGCGAAATCGATCCGAATGCGGTGGACAAATACGGGATTCCTGTTTTGCGCTTTCACTACAAATGGTCGGATTATGAGGTGAAGCAGGCCAAACACATGCAGGATACCTTCGAAGAAATTATTCATTCAATGGGAGGCATTGCTCTTGGCCCTAAACCTGGCCCAGATTCTGCACATGGCTACGGCCTGGCTGCTCCTGGCCGAATCATCCATGAAGTGGGTACGGTTCGCATGGGCAATGACCCACAGAAGTCAGCGCTGAATAAATATCAGCAGGCTCATGATGTAAAAAATCTGTTTGTTATCGATGCAGCTCCTTTTGTTTCTCAAGGAGACAAAAATGTAACCTGGACCATTCTGGCCAGTTCCATGCGTACATCAGAATATCTGATTGATCAGGTCAAGCAGAAAAACATATAA
- a CDS encoding Smr/MutS family protein → MNIGDKVRLLRAKEQGVVSRFLPGNMIEIEIEDGFRIPVMRSELVLVSPMEADRLLKTSIYEPQKTVAPSAPTILSNQGIYLAFIPVNDREYTLHLINNTDWEFPYTIGEESAASGGGVQFRGLQSGVLKPKAQQKMNDFYAHAKFEEWPTFVVQGLWFRSGKASLRAPLLKRFKARAATFFKNKTTVPVLNQPGFQTQLDVDAATPTESSTAPSSNRTTGTHSRPTTIRPDDLKAEMLKSKSESAGVSIERPSSVVDLHTEALLPNGTGKRTPADLLTLQLDTFDKSLENAIASGMHDITFIHGVGSGALRTELHKRLGKHPNVKFFEDAQKQKFGYGATKVTIK, encoded by the coding sequence ATGAATATTGGCGATAAAGTCCGACTACTTCGGGCAAAAGAACAGGGTGTGGTGTCGCGGTTCCTACCCGGCAACATGATTGAAATTGAGATTGAGGATGGTTTTCGGATTCCCGTTATGCGATCAGAACTGGTTCTGGTTTCGCCCATGGAGGCCGACCGGCTTTTAAAGACCAGTATTTATGAACCGCAGAAAACGGTGGCTCCATCGGCTCCCACCATTCTGTCTAATCAGGGCATTTATCTGGCATTTATACCCGTCAATGACCGTGAATATACGCTTCACCTGATCAATAACACAGATTGGGAGTTTCCCTATACGATAGGCGAAGAGTCGGCGGCCAGTGGGGGAGGAGTACAGTTTCGGGGCCTCCAAAGTGGCGTATTGAAACCTAAGGCACAGCAGAAAATGAATGACTTCTACGCACATGCCAAATTCGAGGAATGGCCTACGTTTGTCGTTCAGGGATTATGGTTCCGGTCGGGAAAGGCATCGCTGCGGGCGCCATTGCTGAAGCGATTTAAGGCGAGGGCAGCTACATTTTTCAAAAATAAAACCACGGTTCCCGTACTGAATCAACCCGGCTTTCAGACGCAACTGGATGTTGATGCCGCAACACCAACCGAGTCGTCAACTGCTCCGTCGAGTAACCGTACAACAGGTACGCATTCCCGCCCAACGACGATTCGGCCCGACGATTTAAAAGCTGAAATGCTTAAGTCCAAATCCGAATCGGCCGGAGTGTCGATTGAGCGGCCATCGTCGGTTGTCGATCTGCACACCGAAGCATTATTACCCAACGGAACAGGTAAACGTACGCCCGCTGATTTGTTGACGCTTCAACTCGATACGTTTGATAAATCGCTCGAAAATGCCATTGCCAGTGGTATGCACGACATAACGTTTATTCATGGTGTTGGGAGCGGAGCCCTGCGAACAGAACTTCATAAACGACTGGGCAAACACCCCAACGTAAAATTCTTTGAAGATGCCCAGAAACAGAAGTTTGGGTATGGGGCCACCAAAGTGACAATTAAATAA
- the fabG gene encoding 3-oxoacyl-[acyl-carrier-protein] reductase has translation MDLLKGKVALITGASRGIGRAMALKFAQEGATVAFTYLSSVEKGQALENELRAFGGEAKGYRSDASDHKAAEELINQVVADFGKLDVLINNAGITKDGLLMRMSEEQWDSVINVNLKSVFNLTKAAIKPMMKARSGSIINLTSVVGIRGNAGQANYAASKAGIIGFTKSVALELGSRNIRSNAIAPGFIETEMTGEINEKAIEEWKQQIPMKRGGQPDEVADCAIFLASDLSRYITGQVLQVDGGMLT, from the coding sequence ATGGATTTACTGAAAGGAAAAGTTGCGTTAATTACTGGTGCGTCGCGCGGCATCGGGCGGGCTATGGCTCTCAAGTTTGCGCAGGAAGGTGCTACCGTAGCGTTCACGTATTTGTCTAGTGTTGAAAAAGGCCAGGCGCTGGAAAATGAACTCCGGGCTTTTGGTGGAGAGGCAAAAGGTTATCGTTCGGATGCATCGGATCACAAAGCAGCGGAAGAACTCATCAATCAGGTTGTAGCCGACTTCGGAAAACTTGATGTTCTGATCAACAATGCGGGCATTACGAAAGATGGGTTGTTGATGCGCATGTCGGAAGAACAATGGGATAGCGTAATCAACGTTAACTTAAAGTCGGTCTTTAATCTGACTAAAGCTGCTATCAAACCAATGATGAAGGCCAGGTCTGGCTCGATTATCAATCTGACATCGGTAGTTGGTATTCGCGGCAACGCGGGGCAGGCGAATTATGCGGCCTCAAAAGCAGGAATCATTGGCTTTACCAAGTCGGTTGCTCTCGAATTAGGCTCCCGGAATATTCGATCCAATGCCATTGCGCCGGGTTTTATTGAGACCGAAATGACCGGCGAAATAAATGAGAAAGCTATTGAAGAATGGAAGCAGCAAATACCGATGAAACGCGGAGGACAACCCGACGAGGTAGCTGATTGCGCCATATTCTTAGCTTCCGACCTTTCACGCTACATCACTGGTCAGGTGCTGCAAGTGGATGGGGGAATGCTTACTTAA